TTGGCGGTAAGATGAAAATTTGTTTAGAGTCAGGAAAAAGCTTTCGAACTTGCTGTGCACCTTGCCAGTCAATTTCTAATAGAACATCATGACCTTTCGCCAGTTGTTCTTTCACAGTGGCTTGTGCTGTGCCATAGTAATTGCCAAAGACTTCAGCGTATTCAATAAATCCGCCTTGTTCAACCAAGGCTAAAAATGAGTCTTTTTCGGTAAAGTGGTAATGTACACCATCAAGTTCGCCGGGACGTTGCCCACGTGTAGTATGAGAAACAGAAACGTGAAGATTCGTTACACGGTCAAGGAGGGCTTTTACGAGGGATGTTTTGCCTGTTCCTGAAGCTGCAGAAACGACAAACAAGAGACCCGACATGATATTTTTCCTGATATGATAAAATATCTTCTCTATTTTAGAGCAGACAAGGTTTAAACGAAATAGCAAGCCGTCACTTTGTTTGCATTTATTTTATTAGTTTCCGCTGATTGAAAGGTGGTATCGAGGAACATATGGAAATTGTATTGGCCAATCCACGTGGTTTTTGTGCAGGTGTTGACCGTGCGATTGCCATCGTAAATCGTGCGCTTGAGTGCTTTAATCCACCCATTTATGTACGGCATGAAGTGGTACACAATAAATTTGTGGTTGACGATTTACGTCAACGTGGCGCAATTTTTGTTGATGAACTGGATGAAGTGCCCGATGACAATATTGTGATTTTTAGTGCGCATGGGGTTTCTAAAGCGGTACAGATCGAAGCTGAACGTCGCGGTTTAAAAGTTTTTGATGCAACCTGCCCATTGGTGACTAAGGTGCATATTGAAGTCACTAAATATGCTCGTGAAGGAGTTGAGGCCATCTTAATTGGTCATGAAGGCCACCCTGAAGTTGAAGGTACCATGGGGCAATATGACCTGAAAAATGGTGGTGCGATTTATTTGGTTGAAGATGAACAAGATGTCGCTGAG
This DNA window, taken from Acinetobacter sp. WCHA55, encodes the following:
- the gmk gene encoding guanylate kinase, with the protein product MSGLLFVVSAASGTGKTSLVKALLDRVTNLHVSVSHTTRGQRPGELDGVHYHFTEKDSFLALVEQGGFIEYAEVFGNYYGTAQATVKEQLAKGHDVLLEIDWQGAQQVRKLFPDSKQIFILPPSQFDLRQRLSNRGTDSIEVIERRLGCAVEDMQQYVNFDYVIINDDFNKALHDLESVIIANRLVITQQARRHQKMISELISPVEK